The window ataaaatataaatctttatctctctcactctctgcctcCTCGTGAGCAGAAGATCGCCACTAACTACCGCTGTAAAGGAATGCCACTGTCCAGCTTCCTCCTCAAGCCGATGCAGAGGATCACACGCTACCCCCTACTTATCAAGAATGTAGGTAGAAAATGCTCTCTATACGTCTACTTACAATATTCCCCAcctgccacttttttttttcccctgctatTCGTGTCTAAGTCcatgtctctctccatctgtctccttTCATCGTCCCGTCGGTCAGATCCTGGAGCACACGCCTGATGGCCACGCGGACCGCGGGCCCCTGAGAGAGGCTCTGGAGCGAGCCGAGGAGCTATGCTCTCAGGTCAACGAGGGGGTCAGGGAGAAGGAGAACTCCGACAGGCTGGAGTGGATACAGAGCCACGTCCAGTGTGAGGGACCGATAGAGGTGAGCGCGCTCAGACGTGACACGTTTGAATCATGGCGTGTGTAGTTTCTTAATGTTATGTTATCCCTGCTGTAGGGTATAGTTATAGACAGCCTCTACAAGCTATTTTACATTTGGACGCCATTGCGTTAAATTCTGCTGGATTGTTTTAggcactttttttcttttgcagttaaACTTCTGCTTCGGATCAgaattcatgttgttttttaccAAACCAAACGCGCCCATATGGCAACAAAGCCAGGGAGCGTTTTTCACCAGACCACTTTACTGTACTCGCTTCATTTCCTACATCCCTCCTCAGTCCGGCCTCACTGTCTTCCCCGTCACTCTTTCAGCACTTGGTCTTCAACTCGCTGACAAACTGCCTCGGGCCTCGCAAGCTGCTTCACAGCGGTCGGCTGTACAAAACCAAAAGCAGCAGGGAGCTGTGGGCTTTCCTCTTCAGtgatttcctcctcctcacacacagCGCCAAACCCTTCTCGTCCTCAGGACCAGACAAGCTTTTCAGCCCCAAGACCAACATACAGCTGAAGATCTACAAAACAGTAAGTGAGGGCTAGGCACTTTTCTTAAACAAAGGAATATGATATGAATACCTTTGTGGTGTTAAAGTACTACTTGCcttgttttacttatttatagGTAACCTGCTGGTAgcaaactgaaatgtttcacttacttctttttcatttcagtattcAACAATATCCTcggttgttttcctttttcgGGCATCAGTCCATGTGTCATTCATTTGTCTGTATATGTTCTTCTCCAGCCACTATTTCTGAATGAGGTTTTGGTGAAAATGCCTCCGGACCCATCCAGCGATGAGCCGCTCTTCCACGTCTCACACATCGATCGCGTCTACACGCTCAAAACTGAGACTTTAAACGAGAGGTACGTGTGCACACGAGGGCATCTGCGCGAATCTCAGCACAGACCTAAGTATTCTGTCTGGAGTGTTCACGTGTGTACCTTTTTTTTCGCCAGGACAACGTGGGTCcagaaaatcaaagcagcaTCTGAACATTTCATAGAAAccgagaagaaaaagagagagaaagcttaCCAAGGTAAATGCAGTCACTTTTCGGCTAAGTGAAGCtactaagtgtgtgtgtgtgtgtgtgtgtgtgtgtgtgtgtgtgtgtgtgtgtgtgtgtgtgaaagcagttGATCTCTAATAGTAGCAGTGAACAGAAGCTTTGAACGCAATGAAACGGGATACATGAACATACTGTCCATATTCACACCCAAATTTAATTACACTGAAAGCCGCCTTAATAACTAGTTAAATATCATatacaacacaaaacattagggactgtatgaaaattattagGGTGTGAGGAGGGGTTGAATcttgtatttcaatttttaaaaaagcaaaattctCCTCAGCGTTTCTAATATTTTCATTGGAGCCTCTCGTAATATCTCATAACATAGTACAGAGTTGATACAACTAATTTCACCATTTAAACTGTAAAGAATTTAATAAGGGTAATCTAATGTAAATACCCAATATACTAATGGAATAATAATTTTCACTGTAGCATCAGTGCACCCATTATATGCAAGTACAATATGCAGTTTTCAAAATTATGGCTAATGCAACAAAATTCTGAATATTCCAGCCGTTCCAAATTTTAGAATAAAGAGATACTGAATAAAAGGCTAAACTTGAATGTAATAAGACAACTTTAAATGATACATTTAactctatttttttaaattttctgtcatGATACAGCCTAATGTGAAGGAGAAGAGATAAGATTTAATCAATAATATCAAGAAAGATccatgtgcatttgtgttttctgaaactgCCACATTGATGTCTTATCTACTTGACTCTGATGGGGAAAAGTGAGCCCTGAAACGgtcaaatcattttttgtaCTCTGCATTTGGTGCTTTCTCGCGACCCAAAGCCATCATTTGCATTAATGTTATTCTATTTTCACAACAAATCCAGCAAGCGAAGGCTAAAATATGGGGTGAGTaaaaattttgaagaaaaacctcCCCGTTCTCTCTACCCTCccttcagcaaaaaaaaaaaatccataatccTCCTTCCCTAATCATTTTTGTACATTCCCTTACTCATAACAAACGATATTTTTTACcacctgtatgtgtgtattattcACAAGCTCTGTTGTTTCAACAGACAAaaccttttgtgtgttttaggtcTGTATCTAACGGCTCTGCATTTGTTTCAGCACGTTCCCTGAAAACCAGCGGTATCGGCCGACTGCTGGTGACTGTCACTGAAGCTCAGGAGCTCAAGGCCTGCAAACCCAACGGTGAGGCCCTGTGCTGGGATACGAATGTTCGGTGTTCCATTTCTTCAAGAAATGCTCAATACAGTATGTGGTACATAAGAAATGACTAGTTAAATCAGAGAGCCTCATCATTTCTCTCCAGGTAAGAGTAATCCGTACTGTGAGCTGACGATGGGGGCTCAGTGCTACACCTCCCGGCCCATCAGCGACACTCTGAACCCCAAGTGGAACTTCAACTGCCAGTTCTTTATCAAAGACCTCTACCAAGACGTCCTGTGTATCACTGTGTTCGAGAAAGACCAGTTCTCACCAGATGGTCAGTGGAttggagagacacacacacacacacacacacacacacacacacacacaccagatgcTCACTCAAACAGAATGAATTATAAGGCTTTTGTCCAATTTGTCCTGCCAGTAACGAATGAAGGGACACGTATAATCACTGATTGTGTGCCAGGTTCTGATGACTGCTTTTAACTTATTATAACACTTTTAAAGCAATAGACACCCCCCTATTGTTTGGTGTCTCCTGCTGCCTGTTAGATTATTGGccattatcagattttttttttaactttcagatATTTAAAGCCCTTGAAGCTGTGTGTAGACAGTTTTCCTAAATGATTGTTTTCTGCCTCTCCAGATTTCCTGGGTCGGACTGAAGTTCCTGTGGCAACTAtcaagaaagagatggagagcaAAGGTGCTGCAAACCGTCACCTACTACTACACGAAGTCCCTACCGGGGAAGTTTGGGTCAAACTAGATTTACAGCTTTATGAGCCAAGCAAATGAGGATGACACACAGCCAAACACTCCCTCAGacacagacattcattttaTAGTGATGAAGAGAAGACATTAGCATAAGCAGAAACACTTTAACAGCCTAAAAGTGCCTGCTTGTAGTGCAAGTAATGCCATGAAAACCCCTCGATTATGCCGTAGCTGCCTTGTCCTGCCTGGACCCATTTAATTGACCTCAgacagaaagggaaggagaCCTTGCCATAAATGCGGAGTAACGAACTGGCGAAATGTCCTCAGAAGTAGTTATTTATTGTGGAAAATTGAATTCTTTCTTCACATAAAATCAGCGAAAATGTGAATACTTTAATGTTCACTACTTGAATGAAGTTAGACAGACAGGCCTTAAAATGTAACCAGGTAGTTTTcctaaattaatgttaaaaaatttaatatttttgtaccATATATACACATTCGTATACAGTACTATTTCACTCTTAATGAAGGAATACAGCCTTTCCAACATGTGTTCACATACTGTTATACATTCACCCTGTCACATATACTTATTTTGCTAAACATTTCTTTGTTGCACATGACTGTACAATGTAAAATCAAAGATGATGGAACCAAATATTCCATTAAATCCTGAAAATGGCATGattaaaatgtacatacagtaaacgtttttctttgttgtgggTTTCTGTTTCACTACTTTCTCATCACATTCTTGGTTTCCTAGAGTCCTACACAGTAACACTTTCAAGTATGTTACCTGGGAAAACTGTGAGTTAGAAGCAAATAGAGGTGAAGATTTGTGTaaaacaaagattttatttGGACGTAGGCAAGGACTGAAGTGGCCTTAAGTTGTTGGTTGTACGGGACATCCACATATGGAGAACCAGCAGCTGGTCTGACGGCACCTTCCATCTGGTGTGGCAGTTGCACTTATGTGGTATGGTATCGTATCGAGCCTGGGTGAGACACATTTTTGCGACGTTACTTCTGACACACAACTGATAGCTGTGATTCTTAAATGATGTTTCGATGCAGCTGTATCAGGCAGTCTGGtttaaatggtttaaaaatcaaacttgaATCCTTTTTATACTATATGTATGTACCTGCTGGACTTCCTTCCTTCAGTCTCATCCTCAGCTGGAGTTCTCCTGGATGCAGAGACTTGATAACTGTATGAGGCCTGTATAGGTGTGCTAGCCTGAGGCATCACAGACTCACTGAGACGACGATCACCTGGTATCTTCCGTACTCGTCTCCTTGTGTGTTTACATCCTAAGATAGAACAGAAACTGGTTTATATTTGAAGACTGATTAAAAACCATCACCAAATCTGTAATTACGATTTACACTGATTTGGGTTGAGAGAAGCTGAAGTCACTCGTGACAATAATGGgataaatataaatgcaaaactaccctttagcatttagctaaaatgCTCAACTAATGTAACAGCAGCACAAGTGGAGATgagtcataaagtcagtgaCCTGACTCAGTCAAGTGCTTTACACAGCAATATTTGCCTTATGATTGccaacattagccaccatacgataccagaccaagtaaggcaAAACCCCTGGGCGTATTGACTTGAGCAAGGGTgcgttttattgcttatgaataCGACTTGAATATGCTGAATGCATTTGGTCCAGGAAGAATGTGTTATTACGTCTTTCAAAAGTAACATTGTGTCACTGTTATTTCCCCAAATTTAGGAGAAAAAACCACTGTGGTTATCTCAGCTCAAACTCAAGGCAAAGCGTTTATGTAAGTCTTACTTTTccttttggttaaaaaaaaaaaaggaaaaatacctGCTTCACAAGAACGGGCTGTTCCCATTTCCCTCCGTCTTTCATGTAGCTGAAGGTGTAACGAGTCCTTTAAGTCAGCTGTATTGAGCTAGGGATAGAGCGATGAATATATTATTAGTAAGAGACACATTTGAAATACTTGAATGCgtccaaaacctttttttttcccacgtATTGAACGGAATATGTCAGGCACAAAAATCACCTTGAAGTAGTTCAGCTTTTTGAGAAGAAAAGGATTGTACTCCTTTAGATCATACGTTTCTAGAAACACAAAACCCTGAAGGTGAAGGACATTACAGTAGTTAGAGTAAGTTAGATAAATACAAATCTCTTGTGAGAGCTTCGTTTTCTTTTGTAGTATTGGCCAAAGCACAAATGAAGGTCTTTAGCATTACCTTGGTGTTGCAGTGATGTAGGTAGTGAGTGTACAAGCCCTGGCGCCTCTTGGCCTCCACGGGGCCACAGCTGGACACGTGTTCCTCCACTCTCCTCTGCAGGGGAAACCATACACGCTCAGTCCAGCGCTTGTGCAGcagctccctcctcctcagctctgtTACATCCCGTTGGCTCAGAAACCCCTCCAACTCCTCAACGAAGAAGCATAAGAGCCAACATGGGAGATACAGACAAAAAGGTCAATACGTTTCCCTGCGAAGTCTTTTTTTGTAACGCCATGAAGGGCAAGATATGGAAAAAGCAGTAGCCTTTAACTATATAATCTGCAATTTAAACAGACTGTAAAGCAACGTAAGTTAGACAAtgtaagcacacacaaaaacaacaaagattttGCTTTCAGTCTCTTAAAAAAGCTACAGAAACTGTAAATATTCGGGATCTCACCT is drawn from Xiphias gladius isolate SHS-SW01 ecotype Sanya breed wild chromosome 4, ASM1685928v1, whole genome shotgun sequence and contains these coding sequences:
- the fam228a gene encoding protein FAM228A is translated as MSPMRKNTASGVVTPHTPFSVRLLKSETVTAATESRTWPSQPSVRSRSTSGFVRAGKRDEASPSGPQPGAKQDWVSHTSLRQLQEKAAAEYQQAREIIKPLLDSENGFVKELEGFLSQRDVTELRRRELLHKRWTERVWFPLQRRVEEHVSSCGPVEAKRRQGLYTHYLHHCNTKGFVFLETYDLKEYNPFLLKKLNYFKLNTADLKDSLHLQLHERRREMGTARSCEAGCKHTRRRVRKIPGDRRLSESVMPQASTPIQASYSYQVSASRRTPAEDETEGRKSSRLDTIPYHISATATPDGRCRQTSCWFSICGCPVQPTT